Proteins from a single region of Nitrosarchaeum sp.:
- a CDS encoding 6-pyruvoyl trahydropterin synthase family protein: protein MATSPTILDSDFRYIDKKGNLLKTRTELTVAQMLTFLDQEYQYNHKIILKNGKEVTIDFKTEKGLIEVIDNDEDITKYKKIKEDFPEDKVMAIGHAKYVAQIKELQDIVFYDKTPQTGSIFLEDASFSFDYAHILPLVEKCSILHGHTSSVMVELVGQMKDNLLVDFGIAKKIIKEVVAEFDHKFFINRKYLKREDDSHYQIQFDGPKGMFDIQVPINTAYLLEGEATVENLSSEIIKLLAPKLPHNVEAVGVYIYEGYNKGSHIISNISR, encoded by the coding sequence ATGGCTACAAGTCCTACAATTCTAGATTCAGATTTTAGATATATCGATAAAAAAGGAAATCTGCTAAAAACTAGAACAGAATTAACAGTAGCTCAGATGCTCACATTTCTAGATCAGGAATACCAATACAATCACAAAATTATACTAAAAAACGGTAAAGAAGTTACAATTGATTTTAAAACAGAAAAAGGTCTCATCGAAGTAATTGATAATGATGAAGACATAACAAAATATAAAAAAATCAAAGAAGATTTCCCAGAAGACAAAGTGATGGCAATAGGTCATGCAAAATATGTAGCACAAATTAAAGAACTTCAAGATATTGTATTTTACGATAAGACACCGCAGACAGGTTCAATATTTTTGGAAGATGCATCATTTTCATTTGATTATGCACATATTCTTCCATTAGTAGAGAAATGTTCAATTTTACATGGACACACATCTTCTGTTATGGTAGAATTGGTTGGACAAATGAAAGACAATCTTCTTGTTGATTTTGGTATTGCAAAAAAAATAATCAAGGAAGTTGTTGCAGAATTTGATCATAAATTTTTCATTAACAGAAAATATCTAAAAAGAGAAGACGATTCACATTATCAAATTCAATTTGATGGTCCAAAAGGAATGTTTGACATTCAAGTTCCAATAAATACGGCATATCTATTAGAGGGAGAAGCCACTGTTGAAAATCTTTCAAGTGAAATAATCAAACTGCTTGCTCCCAAATTACCTCATAATGTAGAAGCCGTTGGCGTTTACATTTATGAAGGATACAATAAAGGATCTCATATTATTTCAAATATTTCAAGATAA
- the pdxT gene encoding pyridoxal 5'-phosphate synthase glutaminase subunit PdxT → MSLTVGVLAIQGDVHENIISTQRAIKELGVEGSVVGVKTSEEISKLDGLIIPGGESTTIGQLSLVNSSLKIIKEKIAQGMPVLGICAGMIMLSKTANDRVVGKTDQPLLDLLDIKLERNSFGRQKESFEANISMNSIDIPKFNGVFIRAPSVSDTGSGVEVLSKFNEKIVAVKKGNMLGVAFHPELTEDVSLHKYFINLIKKSRN, encoded by the coding sequence ATGAGTCTTACTGTAGGCGTTTTAGCAATTCAAGGTGATGTACATGAAAATATCATATCTACTCAAAGAGCAATTAAGGAATTAGGAGTCGAAGGTTCAGTCGTAGGTGTTAAAACATCTGAAGAAATTTCTAAACTAGACGGTTTGATTATTCCTGGTGGTGAAAGTACCACAATAGGACAACTATCGCTTGTAAATAGCTCACTTAAGATAATTAAAGAAAAAATTGCACAAGGAATGCCAGTACTAGGAATATGTGCTGGCATGATAATGCTTTCAAAAACAGCTAACGATCGTGTTGTGGGAAAAACAGATCAACCTCTTTTAGATTTACTTGACATTAAGCTAGAGAGAAACTCATTTGGAAGACAAAAAGAATCCTTTGAGGCAAACATCTCTATGAATTCTATTGACATTCCAAAATTTAACGGCGTTTTTATTAGAGCTCCATCTGTTTCTGATACTGGTTCGGGCGTAGAAGTCTTATCAAAGTTTAATGAAAAAATAGTTGCAGTCAAAAAAGGAAATATGTTAGGCGTAGCATTTCATCCTGAATTAACAGAAGATGTATCATTACACAAATATTTCATAAATTTAATTAAGAAATCAAGAAACTAG
- the thiL gene encoding thiamine-phosphate kinase: protein MTVLDESAIIKNLQKKLGNKKFVSEDVEIFKVGKTKIIVKIDTFVENTDMPSKMKISDAARKSIVACVSDFAAKGVRPQYGIISLNLPKRISRSKINEISNGFSHASKEFRFKILGGDTNEGKEIVFTVSLFGTTDKIVKRSGAKIGDIIFVTGPFGYTASGLEILLRKKKGEKTFVKKAISSVFRPNPRLDFGVNNKKYFTSTMDSSDGLSTTLNEMASQSNCKFIINNIPTGKDLLKFAKSNKIEPNKLVFHGGEEYEFVFTASKKDKAIIEKNATSLKTPIIEIGYVTKGKGVFVQKGEKFSFLKDLGWHHFGK from the coding sequence ATGACAGTATTAGATGAATCTGCGATAATAAAAAATCTGCAAAAGAAATTAGGAAATAAAAAATTTGTATCAGAAGATGTAGAGATCTTCAAAGTAGGTAAAACAAAAATCATAGTAAAAATCGACACGTTTGTTGAAAATACGGATATGCCTTCAAAAATGAAAATTTCTGACGCTGCTAGAAAAAGCATTGTAGCATGTGTTAGTGATTTTGCTGCTAAAGGAGTAAGACCTCAATATGGAATAATTTCGTTGAATTTACCAAAAAGAATTTCACGCTCAAAAATTAATGAAATATCAAATGGGTTTAGCCATGCTTCTAAGGAATTCAGGTTCAAAATTTTAGGAGGTGATACTAATGAAGGAAAGGAAATTGTATTCACGGTATCCCTATTTGGAACTACAGATAAGATAGTTAAAAGATCAGGAGCAAAAATAGGAGACATCATATTTGTGACTGGTCCTTTTGGATATACTGCATCAGGTCTAGAGATTTTACTTAGAAAAAAGAAAGGTGAGAAAACTTTTGTCAAAAAGGCAATTAGTTCAGTTTTTAGGCCAAATCCAAGATTAGATTTTGGTGTAAATAATAAAAAATATTTTACATCTACAATGGATTCCAGTGATGGATTATCCACTACATTAAATGAAATGGCTAGTCAAAGTAATTGTAAATTTATTATAAATAACATTCCAACTGGAAAAGATCTATTAAAATTTGCAAAATCAAACAAAATAGAACCAAATAAACTAGTATTTCACGGTGGAGAAGAATACGAGTTTGTATTTACTGCTTCAAAAAAAGATAAGGCAATAATTGAAAAAAATGCCACATCATTAAAGACACCAATTATTGAAATTGGATATGTAACTAAAGGTAAAGGGGTATTTGTTCAGAAAGGGGAAAAATTTAGTTTCTTGAAAGATTTGGGTTGGCATCACTTTGGAAAATAA
- a CDS encoding valine--tRNA ligase, which produces MEPKIAEKAWNPELEKEILKQWINEKIYDFSPKEDNFTIDTPPPYPSGRPWHIGAAAHYSQIDMIARTARMAGKNVYFPIGIDRNGLPVEIYTEKKHNIRMRETERGEFLKLCRAALDDLEAEMILIMKSLGISGDFSNYYRTDSEEYRTLTQSTFIELWKKGQVYLANRPNNYDWVSGTTIADAEIIYEDLPTKLVYMKFKIKDTNKEIIIASTRPELLCACKTVIVNPEDERYTNFIGKKVIVPITNAEVELRTHHSAHQDFGSGAVMVCSYGDQNDVALFRELELEEIVAIGLDGKMTEAAGSYAGLKPKQARIKIIEDLESSGLVEKIEDIIHRTPVSERSKNPIEIIPMEEYYLKQKESVEKMKKLGQEITFYPSMHKQILMNWLESINIDWPISRRRFYGTEIPIWYCKKCSEPHVPEPGKYYRPWLEKCPIIQCSKCSNSEFVGEERTFDTWMDSSVSPLFVCKFNRDQDFFNKVYPTSLRPQAKDIVRTWLYYTLLRCEQLTGEKPWSEAWIMGYGLDEKGMKMSKSKGNAIDPLPVIEQFGADTFRFWSASEINHGYDFRCNEQKIESTKKFLSKLWNVSRFLSSFPVIESGIPTDTDKWIISELDNLIRECKKGYDEYNFFIPAIAIREFTWNIFAAHYIEMVKARAYGIGFTNEERDGAIYTLHKTLSTILKLLAPITPFITEYLWKTLYSSDSIHKQLQVKSESIPEQSRITKEITEFNSKVWNEKKLKNLSLKDSIKITIPESLGSFRKDLKSMHNLDDN; this is translated from the coding sequence ATGGAACCAAAAATTGCAGAAAAAGCTTGGAACCCAGAGTTAGAAAAAGAGATTCTCAAACAATGGATTAATGAGAAAATTTATGATTTCTCTCCAAAGGAAGATAATTTCACGATAGATACACCGCCTCCTTATCCATCAGGTAGACCTTGGCACATTGGTGCAGCTGCACATTATTCTCAGATTGATATGATTGCACGCACTGCAAGAATGGCTGGAAAAAATGTGTATTTTCCAATAGGGATTGACAGAAACGGCCTTCCTGTGGAAATTTACACAGAAAAAAAGCACAATATCAGAATGCGTGAAACTGAACGAGGTGAATTTCTAAAATTATGCAGAGCTGCACTTGACGATTTAGAAGCTGAAATGATATTGATAATGAAAAGCTTGGGAATTAGTGGGGATTTTTCTAATTACTATAGGACGGACTCTGAAGAATATAGAACACTAACACAGTCTACATTTATTGAACTTTGGAAAAAAGGCCAAGTCTATCTTGCAAACAGACCAAATAATTATGATTGGGTATCAGGTACAACAATTGCAGATGCCGAAATAATTTACGAAGATTTGCCAACTAAACTAGTCTACATGAAATTTAAAATTAAAGATACCAATAAAGAAATAATCATAGCAAGTACAAGACCAGAACTACTATGTGCTTGTAAAACAGTAATTGTAAATCCTGAAGATGAAAGATATACAAATTTTATCGGTAAAAAAGTGATCGTACCAATTACTAATGCAGAGGTAGAACTAAGAACACATCATTCTGCCCATCAAGATTTTGGTTCAGGTGCAGTAATGGTTTGTAGTTACGGAGATCAAAACGATGTTGCATTATTTAGGGAATTGGAATTAGAAGAGATTGTTGCAATTGGATTAGATGGCAAGATGACAGAAGCTGCAGGAAGTTATGCTGGATTAAAACCAAAACAAGCACGAATAAAGATTATTGAAGATTTAGAAAGTAGTGGATTAGTTGAAAAAATTGAAGATATAATTCACAGAACTCCGGTATCTGAAAGAAGTAAAAATCCAATTGAAATAATCCCAATGGAAGAATATTATCTAAAACAAAAAGAATCAGTTGAAAAAATGAAAAAATTAGGACAAGAAATTACGTTTTATCCATCTATGCATAAACAGATTCTCATGAATTGGCTAGAATCCATCAATATTGATTGGCCAATTTCAAGAAGACGGTTTTATGGTACCGAGATACCCATTTGGTATTGCAAAAAATGCTCAGAACCACATGTTCCTGAGCCTGGAAAGTACTACAGACCATGGTTAGAAAAATGTCCCATTATTCAGTGCTCCAAGTGCAGTAATAGTGAATTTGTAGGAGAAGAAAGAACTTTTGACACATGGATGGACTCCAGTGTCTCACCACTTTTTGTTTGCAAATTTAACAGAGACCAAGATTTTTTCAACAAAGTTTATCCAACATCGCTTCGACCTCAAGCAAAAGATATTGTTAGAACGTGGTTATACTATACGCTTCTAAGATGTGAACAGTTGACAGGAGAAAAACCATGGTCTGAAGCATGGATTATGGGATATGGTCTTGATGAAAAAGGTATGAAAATGAGCAAAAGTAAAGGAAATGCAATTGATCCTCTACCAGTAATTGAACAATTTGGAGCAGACACTTTTAGGTTTTGGAGTGCAAGTGAAATTAATCATGGATATGATTTTAGATGTAATGAACAAAAAATTGAATCTACAAAAAAATTTCTCAGTAAACTATGGAATGTATCAAGATTTTTGTCTAGTTTTCCAGTGATTGAATCTGGAATCCCAACAGATACAGACAAATGGATAATATCTGAATTAGATAATTTAATCAGAGAATGTAAAAAAGGATACGATGAATATAATTTCTTCATTCCAGCAATTGCAATTAGAGAATTTACATGGAATATTTTTGCGGCACATTATATTGAAATGGTCAAAGCAAGAGCATACGGAATTGGATTTACAAATGAGGAAAGAGATGGCGCAATCTACACATTACATAAAACACTATCAACTATTTTGAAATTATTAGCACCAATTACACCATTCATAACAGAATATCTTTGGAAAACGTTGTATTCATCAGATAGTATACACAAGCAACTTCAAGTAAAATCTGAATCAATACCAGAGCAAAGTAGAATTACAAAAGAAATAACTGAATTTAATTCCAAAGTATGGAATGAAAAAAAGCTGAAAAATCTTTCATTAAAGGATTCAATCAAAATTACTATTCCAGAAAGTCTTGGATCTTTTAGAAAGGACTTAAAATCAATGCATAATTTAGACGATAATTGA
- the purB gene encoding adenylosuccinate lyase: protein MAILPIDSGRYGTKEMMDIFSEQKKVNYQLEIEGAAAISQSEIGIIPKSVGKTIYNAAMSGKISVKRIKELEAKSDHDTAALVESLSEKCTKDARPWIHYGLTSNDLVDTSNSMQMRDALKIIEPKVAKMASLLAKRAVQHGKIPAVGRTHGQHASIISFGLKFANWAAEMAKHVERIEEIKKRVLICKTLGVVGTGSLMGAKSLEVQKRVAKRLNLFPAEVTTQIIPRERYAEYVFELALIGATLEKIAIEIRNLQRTEIGEVAEQFKKGQMGSSAVPVKRNPIKSERVSSLSKMLRSQVAITFENIPLWHERDLSNSANERFVLPTTAILIDEMLETMIKIVSNLMVNEKRIVENLYITKGQIFAEFVLEALIKKGVPRFVAYRDVQRVAFEANDKGMQYIDAIKKDKAFTVILTDKEIDSIFSPEKHLGASPAIISNVKKSVQKTISKFI, encoded by the coding sequence TTGGCAATTTTACCGATAGATAGTGGACGTTATGGCACTAAAGAAATGATGGATATTTTTAGTGAACAAAAAAAAGTAAATTATCAATTAGAAATCGAAGGAGCAGCTGCAATATCACAAAGTGAAATTGGAATTATTCCAAAATCAGTTGGTAAAACAATTTACAATGCAGCAATGTCAGGAAAAATTTCAGTAAAAAGAATTAAAGAACTAGAAGCTAAAAGTGATCATGATACAGCGGCTTTAGTTGAATCATTAAGTGAAAAATGTACAAAAGATGCAAGACCGTGGATTCATTATGGGTTAACAAGTAATGATTTGGTAGATACAAGTAATTCTATGCAAATGAGAGATGCGCTAAAAATCATAGAACCAAAAGTTGCAAAAATGGCATCATTGTTAGCAAAAAGAGCAGTTCAACATGGTAAAATTCCAGCAGTGGGTAGAACGCATGGTCAACATGCAAGCATAATATCATTTGGGTTAAAATTTGCAAATTGGGCAGCAGAAATGGCAAAGCATGTAGAGAGAATCGAAGAAATTAAGAAGCGTGTCTTAATTTGTAAAACACTAGGAGTGGTTGGAACAGGATCATTAATGGGTGCAAAATCACTTGAAGTGCAAAAACGGGTTGCAAAACGATTAAACCTATTTCCAGCAGAAGTAACCACACAGATAATTCCCAGAGAAAGATATGCAGAATATGTGTTTGAATTAGCACTTATTGGTGCAACATTGGAAAAAATTGCAATTGAGATTAGAAATTTACAAAGAACAGAAATAGGCGAAGTTGCGGAGCAATTCAAAAAAGGTCAAATGGGAAGTAGTGCAGTTCCAGTAAAGAGAAATCCAATCAAAAGTGAAAGAGTATCATCACTATCAAAAATGCTACGCAGTCAAGTAGCAATTACATTTGAAAATATCCCATTATGGCATGAACGAGATCTTTCAAATTCAGCAAATGAGAGATTTGTGCTACCCACAACAGCTATTCTGATAGATGAAATGCTAGAAACCATGATCAAAATAGTTTCAAATCTAATGGTAAACGAGAAGAGAATTGTAGAAAATCTATACATCACAAAAGGGCAAATATTTGCAGAATTTGTTTTAGAGGCACTAATAAAAAAAGGAGTTCCAAGATTTGTTGCATACAGAGATGTGCAAAGAGTTGCATTTGAGGCAAATGACAAAGGAATGCAGTATATCGATGCAATAAAAAAAGATAAAGCTTTCACTGTAATTCTTACAGATAAAGAGATTGATTCTATTTTTTCACCAGAAAAACATCTTGGTGCATCACCTGCAATAATTAGCAATGTAAAGAAATCAGTTCAAAAAACCATTAGTAAATTTATTTAG
- a CDS encoding 4a-hydroxytetrahydrobiopterin dehydratase, which yields MMRLSENDIIEELKNLPGWSVVNKKMHKEFQFESFNQAFGFMTRAAMEIEKMNHHPEWFNVYNRITIELTTHDAGGITKNDVNLAKILNSLQ from the coding sequence ATGATGAGATTATCAGAAAATGACATTATTGAAGAACTAAAAAATCTACCAGGATGGAGTGTAGTTAACAAAAAGATGCACAAAGAGTTTCAGTTTGAGAGTTTCAATCAAGCTTTTGGTTTTATGACCAGAGCTGCTATGGAGATTGAAAAAATGAATCATCATCCAGAGTGGTTTAATGTATACAATAGAATAACTATAGAATTAACAACTCATGACGCTGGAGGCATTACAAAAAATGATGTCAATCTAGCCAAAATTCTAAATTCATTACAATAG
- a CDS encoding 30S ribosomal protein S11, which produces MEAEIEVESPIEEEEEVQTKSRPETKTDGPEKWGIAHIYSSYNNTIIHMTDLTGGETISISSGGVHVNADRYESSPFAAMKAANAVVEVAHTKGFTGFHIRVRAVGGVGSRVPGPGAQAAIRALARGGFKIGRIDDVTPIPHDTTRKKGGKRGRRV; this is translated from the coding sequence ATTGAAGCTGAGATTGAGGTAGAATCCCCTATTGAAGAAGAAGAGGAGGTTCAAACTAAATCTAGACCAGAAACAAAGACAGACGGTCCTGAAAAATGGGGAATTGCCCATATTTACAGTAGCTATAACAATACAATCATCCACATGACAGATCTAACTGGTGGAGAAACTATTTCCATTAGCTCAGGCGGGGTTCATGTCAATGCTGACAGATACGAGTCTTCACCTTTTGCGGCAATGAAGGCTGCTAATGCGGTTGTAGAAGTTGCACATACAAAAGGATTCACAGGATTTCATATCAGAGTACGAGCTGTTGGAGGAGTAGGTTCCAGAGTTCCAGGTCCAGGTGCACAAGCTGCAATCAGAGCTTTGGCAAGAGGCGGATTTAAAATTGGAAGAATTGATGATGTAACACCAATTCCTCACGATACCACCAGAAAGAAGGGTGGAAAAAGAGGAAGAAGAGTCTAG
- a CDS encoding DNA-binding protein produces MSEDDSELERLKAKRLAEMQQNISRKKIETQPTNSQSKITKNPRDVLIERLGFRGPEVLQNAESQFPNDTTMVVEKLAELITSGEITEILDGGKLLALFRSIGLNIRMETKINVEQDGKFVSLSDKLSSKSSDESD; encoded by the coding sequence TTGAGTGAAGACGATTCTGAGCTTGAAAGATTAAAGGCAAAAAGACTTGCAGAAATGCAACAAAATATTTCTAGAAAAAAAATAGAAACACAACCTACCAATTCCCAATCTAAAATAACAAAAAATCCTCGAGATGTTCTTATCGAACGATTAGGATTCAGAGGTCCTGAAGTATTGCAAAATGCAGAATCACAATTTCCTAATGACACTACGATGGTTGTAGAAAAATTAGCCGAACTAATTACTTCTGGGGAAATTACAGAAATTCTTGATGGTGGAAAGTTGTTGGCGTTATTTAGATCAATTGGTCTTAACATAAGAATGGAAACTAAAATTAATGTGGAACAAGACGGAAAATTTGTTTCCTTATCTGATAAATTAAGTAGTAAATCATCTGACGAAAGTGATTAG
- a CDS encoding asparagine synthase C-terminal domain-containing protein translates to MNEMNKKLLENIKNSISETVSTKKIGIAFSGGVDSTLISKICFAMNFDITLLTIGFADSHDILFAKEVNSLLKYPHHILEIDPETFADITTKIHQIIKTENLSWNENCIAFYYVSNLANSLNLDTVITANGIDELFCGYNAYREAFSGGESQILEVMNTKLDNELKMMKAVNLIASEFKVQILQPLLSANFIEYAKTIPISEKIHDSEDLYRKHIIRKLASEIKVPEISYAKRKKALQYGSKIHKALLKTK, encoded by the coding sequence ATGAATGAAATGAATAAAAAACTGCTTGAAAATATTAAAAATTCTATTTCTGAAACTGTTAGTACAAAGAAAATTGGGATTGCATTTTCTGGTGGTGTTGACAGTACACTGATTTCAAAAATTTGCTTTGCGATGAATTTTGATATTACTTTGTTGACAATTGGATTTGCTGACTCTCATGATATTTTATTTGCAAAAGAAGTTAATTCACTTCTAAAGTATCCTCATCACATTTTGGAAATTGATCCTGAAACTTTTGCTGATATTACAACAAAAATTCATCAAATTATAAAGACTGAGAATCTTTCATGGAATGAAAACTGCATTGCATTTTATTATGTTTCTAATCTTGCAAATAGTTTGAATCTTGATACCGTAATTACTGCAAATGGAATTGATGAATTATTTTGTGGGTATAACGCATATAGAGAAGCATTTTCTGGTGGGGAATCTCAAATATTGGAAGTAATGAATACAAAATTAGATAATGAACTAAAAATGATGAAGGCTGTAAATCTGATTGCATCTGAATTTAAAGTACAAATTCTTCAACCATTATTGTCTGCAAATTTTATAGAGTATGCAAAAACTATTCCAATTTCTGAAAAAATTCATGACTCTGAAGACTTGTATCGTAAACATATTATTAGAAAATTAGCAAGTGAAATCAAAGTACCTGAAATTTCTTATGCCAAACGAAAAAAAGCATTACAATACGGTTCTAAAATTCACAAAGCATTGCTAAAAACTAAATAA
- a CDS encoding RtcB family protein — MSTITPKKIGENQYLIEADSNLGMKVPVKIYADEALLQKMLTDRTIMQAKNVATIPGIVGHSVVLPDGHEGYGFPVGGVAAMDAEEGMISPGGVGYDINCGVRLLRSNLTENDVRLKLKELVTDLFSSIPSGVGSKGAVKLSHSQLDEVLVRGVDWAIDHGYGSTHDSDVCEENGQIKNADPNKVSDKARKRGAPQLGSLGSGNHFLEVQKVSEIHDEEAAKRMGIKEGTITILIHCGSRGFGHQVCSDYLRISEQSMEKYDITLADRELACVPNTSEEGESYRKAMFAALNFAWSNRQMITHWTRKSFERVFNQSESDLEMNLVYDVAHNIAKVEKHKVDGKERKLVVHRKGATRAFPANREEVPLKYRDIGQPVLVPGSMGTASWILLGKPNSMDLSFGSTAHGAGRTMSRSKARRDFTEDNVRKSLSDKGIFIKALTRDGVVEETPQAYKDVDAVVNVSHNLGIATKVAKLVPIGVIKG, encoded by the coding sequence ATGTCTACCATAACTCCTAAAAAAATTGGAGAAAATCAGTATCTAATTGAGGCTGACTCAAATCTTGGAATGAAAGTTCCGGTTAAGATCTACGCTGATGAAGCATTACTTCAAAAAATGTTAACTGATAGAACTATCATGCAGGCAAAAAATGTTGCAACTATACCCGGAATAGTAGGTCATAGTGTAGTCTTACCAGATGGTCATGAAGGATATGGATTTCCTGTAGGAGGGGTAGCTGCTATGGATGCTGAAGAAGGGATGATTAGCCCAGGCGGCGTAGGTTATGATATCAATTGCGGTGTTAGATTACTTCGTTCAAATTTAACTGAAAATGATGTTCGTTTAAAATTAAAAGAACTTGTCACAGATCTATTTAGTTCAATTCCATCTGGTGTTGGTTCTAAAGGGGCAGTAAAACTTAGTCACTCTCAACTTGATGAAGTTTTGGTACGTGGTGTAGATTGGGCAATTGATCATGGATATGGTTCAACACATGATTCAGATGTTTGTGAAGAAAATGGACAAATAAAAAATGCTGATCCGAATAAAGTTTCAGATAAAGCAAGAAAAAGAGGTGCACCTCAACTAGGCAGCTTGGGATCTGGAAATCATTTTCTTGAAGTCCAAAAAGTATCTGAAATTCATGATGAAGAAGCTGCAAAAAGAATGGGGATTAAAGAAGGAACCATCACAATTTTAATTCATTGTGGTTCTAGAGGATTTGGTCATCAAGTTTGTAGTGATTATTTGAGAATTTCAGAACAATCCATGGAAAAATATGATATTACTTTAGCAGACAGAGAACTTGCATGTGTTCCAAATACATCTGAAGAAGGTGAATCATACCGAAAAGCAATGTTTGCAGCATTAAATTTTGCATGGAGTAACAGACAAATGATTACTCATTGGACAAGAAAATCTTTTGAACGAGTCTTTAATCAATCAGAATCTGATCTTGAGATGAATTTGGTTTATGATGTTGCTCATAATATTGCTAAAGTTGAAAAACATAAAGTTGATGGCAAAGAACGAAAACTTGTGGTTCATAGAAAAGGTGCTACACGTGCATTTCCTGCAAATCGAGAGGAAGTTCCATTAAAATACAGAGATATTGGTCAGCCTGTTTTAGTTCCAGGTTCAATGGGAACTGCAAGCTGGATATTGCTTGGAAAACCAAATTCAATGGATTTGAGTTTTGGTTCAACAGCTCACGGTGCGGGTAGAACTATGTCCCGATCAAAGGCAAGAAGAGATTTCACTGAAGACAATGTTAGAAAATCCCTAAGCGATAAAGGCATATTTATCAAGGCATTAACGCGTGATGGAGTTGTGGAAGAAACTCCTCAAGCATACAAAGATGTTGATGCTGTAGTTAATGTATCTCATAATCTAGGAATAGCCACTAAAGTAGCTAAATTGGTGCCTATAGGTGTGATTAAAGGTTGA